CGTCACCGAGAGCGCGGTCAACGGCATTCCGGCGAGTGGGGCGAGGCTGCTGACCCCCGGGCAGTCCACCAGCATCAGGGAGCGCAGGGCGGGGAACTCCGTGAGGAAGTCAAGGCTGCCGATCTCGTCGTTCTCGGTCAGTGCCAGGTGGGTGATCTGGCGGGGGTGCAAAGAGTCGAGGAGTTCGCGGGAGGTGAACGGGCCGGCCACCTCGATGCACGGCCGTCCTCCCAGGGCCTTCAGGGCACGGAGTCCGGCGGCGTCGACGACCGGCAGGAACGTCGCGGGGTCGAGCTGCCGGATGATCTCCTCCATATAGCGCTCGGTGTCGAACGCCTGCCAGGAGCGGGCCAGTTGATACCTGGCGCCCGTGGCGGGGTGATGGCGGAACCGCCTGATCACCTCCATCGCCGCGTCCGATCCGATGAGCGCGGCGGTGGCGATCACCTCCTGCGCCTCATCGTCCTCCAGCCCCTCCGGCCCCGGCAGCAGCTCCAGAGCGAGGTGCCCCACCCCGGCCAGGAGCGTGGCCTCCTCACGACACCGGGGCGGCAGGATCGCCCGCGCCCGCTCGTTCACCTCCTCGCGCACCCGAGGATCGAGCTCCGTGGCGTGTTCCAGGCACGCCATGGCGAGGAGATGGACGCGCAGGCGGGCGGGGTAGTCCCCGATGGCGTCACCGCGGGCGAGCAACCCCCGCAGGATCTCGGCCCGTTCGCGCGGTCGTGCGTGAGCCACCGCCATCCGGATCACGTCCTCCCACTGGGAGTCCTCCGCCTGCGCCACCAGCAGCCCGAAATCGCCGTCCTCCACGGCGGCCTTGGCGCCGAGGTAGTCCTGGAACGTCCGGTGGACGAAGTCGACCGAGTCGGGGGCCGGTTCGCGGAGCAGGCCGCTGCGCAGCAGGAGATGGCGGAAAATGGCCGTCGCGCCGCCCTGCTGCGCGGCCGAGGGCACGGCGGGCAGGGCCTCGCCGACGATGCGCTCGGCCCGTTCGCGGTCGAGTTCGTTGCGGCCGTTGCGGATGAGCCAGTACGCGAGCCGCTGGAGGAGCTGGATCTGCGGCTCGTCGCTCAGCTCGATGCCCGTGGGGGCGGCCATATCGCGCTCCCGGTCGCGGCGGGAGAGCAGCATGCCCAGGGCGGCGTCGTAGAGCTCCTTGCGGCCGGTGGGCAGATAGCCGCGGCGGTCCCGGTGCAGGGCGCAGATCAGGCCGCACATGAGGGGGTTGGTGGCGAGCCGGGCGAGGTCCTGTGTGGTGTGGACGGCGGTGAGGAGGGACTGCTCGTAGGCGTCGAGGCGTTCGGGGTCCTCGGCGTCACAGCGGGCCGCGGCGTGCCAGCGGCCGATGAAGGCGGCGACCTCGGTGCGGCTCATGGCGGAGAGCGTGAGCTCGCCGAAGCCGTCGGCGGCGAGCCAGTCGTCGCGCACGGCGGAGGGGCGTGAGGTGACCAGCCACAGGTTGTCCGGGAAGGCGTCGGACAGATCGCGCAGCCAGCGGCGGGTCGGCTCGCGTTCCCGCTCGGGGATCTCGTCCAGGCCGTCGACCAGGAGGAGCGCCCGCCCGCCGGCCAGTACGCGCTCGGCCCAGCCGTCGGCTGCGAGCCGGACACGGGGCAGCCGACGGCGGCGAGGAAGCGGCCGGGGGTGGGCAGGGGCGCCCCGTCGCGGGTGAGGGTGCGCAGCGGGAGGACGAAGGGAATCCGGCCGTAGAGGTGGGGGAGGGCCGTCTCGCCGGGGGG
This portion of the Streptomyces sp. 2114.4 genome encodes:
- a CDS encoding NACHT domain-containing NTPase, which translates into the protein MRTWPIRTHCPSGRSSLARRQQAPRRDGPPPPLRPDSLRPPAAHPHPRRGAPAHPRPLPRRRRLPRVRLAADGWAERVLAGGRALLLVDGLDEIPEREREPTRRWLRDLSDAFPDNLWLVTSRPSAVRDDWLAADGFGELTLSAMSRTEVAAFIGRWHAAARCDAEDPERLDAYEQSLLTAVHTTQDLARLATNPLMCGLICALHRDRRGYLPTGRKELYDAALGMLLSRRDRERDMAAPTGIELSDEPQIQLLQRLAYWLIRNGRNELDRERAERIVGEALPAVPSAAQQGGATAIFRHLLLRSGLLREPAPDSVDFVHRTFQDYLGAKAAVEDGDFGLLVAQAEDSQWEDVIRMAVAHARPRERAEILRGLLARGDAIGDYPARLRVHLLAMACLEHATELDPRVREEVNERARAILPPRCREEATLLAGVGHLALELLPGPEGLEDDEAQEVIATAALIGSDAAMEVIRRFRHHPATGARYQLARSWQAFDTERYMEEIIRQLDPATFLPVVDAAGLRALKALGGRPCIEVAGPFTSRELLDSLHPRQITHLALTENDEIGSLDFLTEFPALRSLMLVDCPGVSSLAPLAGMPLTALSVTARDRAGVRCPDGLHLLKHLRHLSLTVPLPPAGLRALPADAPLTSLILGHPVEAGFSALRHWQQLSALQLRSLTGAFTDGAWDTLAHLPGLEDFSFGLAAGETALRIPTALRLPQVTTLSAINTAHGPLAELSHSVAAALPAFPALRKLRLYGLTGGTIALPPLTGLPELREVFLSYLRSEPAPELPPHIELTRFPRPRT